The Microcaecilia unicolor chromosome 3, aMicUni1.1, whole genome shotgun sequence nucleotide sequence AGGAGTGGCTTTAcctaggtctaccttaataacagtttatgagcttcacctccaggaatttgtctataCATTTTTAAGAGCAATTTGCctttatatggaaggctgaccccaGCAGTAGAACTGTGAGAATACCATTAGGGGTCAGCAAATGCTATTTTACAAAAAGAGCCAGATGAGGAAGGAGTTGAGAGGGACCACCTCGTTCCAGCAGGCCACCAGGGAAGGCCCTCGGGTAAGTCCTGGTGATGTCTGTGGGTCcggggaaggggactggggaggaagGTTGAATTTTCAATCTAGGGGTATGGCTTGGATGTGAGTAGAGGGATTGGATCAGGGGTGGGGGGATTCAGAGGATCAGATTGGAGGATCCAGAGGATTGGGTTAGGAGTGTTGTGGGGGATCAGGAGGATTGGATCATGAAGTGGAGGATCAGGAGAAGGGATGAGATGCGGTGTATGTGTAGGGAGGGGATAAAACCAATGTGGCAgaggtgtgatttttttttttttaatggtgagtGGGCCTGCACCATGTTACCTGCATTTGCAGATATCACAGGCTCTCTGGCACCACAGGTAATGCAGTGCCATGTGGTAAGTGTGTACCCTGTGCGATAAATGCAGGGCTGATGCTTgacatgcctccccccccccccccccccggcagtaaatagtttttgaaaattgttctaCCTATGTATTATACAGGTCTTTTATTCAATGATATATTATGAGTGACAATCTATCATCTGCTATGCAGAGATATTTTATGTCTGATACATtgttaaagacatttttcttcttttatatcCCAACAGATTATGGATGTTGAATcaataggaaaggaaaacaagacTTCCATTACAGAATTCATTCTCCTGGGATTTTCTGACATTCCTCACCTGCAGCTCCTCATATCTGTCACAGTTTTTCTGATCTTCATGATCTCTGTGCTGGGAAactttatgtttttaattttagtgtCTACTGACCCTCACCTGCAAAAACCTATGTACTTCTTCCTCAGTAACCTGTCCTTCCTCGATATCTGTAacacctctgtctctctctctacacTGCTGCATAGCCTATTGACAGGGAAGACACTGATTTCTTTTTCTCTATGTTTAACACAGCTCTACTTCTTTATTTCATTCCTTGGTATAGAAATCTTCCTTCTCACTGCCATGGCCTACGATCGCTATGTTGCAATCTGTAACCCTTTGCGTTATGTGCTCATCATGAACAGGAGAATCTGTGTCCTTCTGTCATCGGTTTCTTGGATAATTGGTTTTATGGATGTAATACCTCATATATTTTTGACATCTCAGTTCTCTTTCTGTAGGGGCAATGAAATAAACCATTTCTTCTGTGATTTCTCAGTACTGTTAAAGCTGTCCTGCAGTGATATGAGCTACATTGAAACTGTGGTATTTACTGAAGGGGTTTTTGTATCATTTATTCCTTTTGGATTAACTCTGACATCCTACGTCTGCATCATCTCCAGCATCCTGAAAATGTGTTCCACAAAGGGGAGATAtaaagccttctccacctgctcctcccatCTCACCATTGTTATTCTATTCTATGGGACTTTAATATGCGTCTACATAAGACCAAGTTCAACGTATGCACCAGATCAAGACaaatttttctctcttcttttcacAGCTCTGATTCCAATGTTAAACCCCATTATTTATAGCTTGAGAAATGAAGAAGTGAAAAGGGCCTTGAGAAAATATGTACCTATGAGTCACAATGGGGAATAATTGTATAAGAATTTATTGTATATAAGACAGCATTTTACATGCGGATGGGCAGCTCCATTTTAAATAGTCAAAACCAAAAGAACCAATCCCAATTTAccttaaggcagtggttcccaaacctggtcctggaggcaccccagccagtcaggttttaaagatatccacaatgaatatttataagagagatttgcatgtactgcctccactgcatgtacatttatttcatgcatattcattgtggatattctgaaaatctgactggctggggtgccttcaggaccaggtttggggaccactgcCCTAAGGCAAACACAAGTACTGACAATATTGTAAATTTATGAAAGGAGTataggagaattcagtatagctTCACCTGCAGCAGAGCTTAAGTTTCAGTGAACCTAGTCGATAAACAGCACACTTAACTGCTCTATACATCACCAATCTCCGTAACTTACTCCAATCTTGTGTATGGATTTTTTCAAGAAGAacgagcagggcagcgaatgtggctgcgctggagaccggcgctgaagaaggtttcggctggcggggttgagGGGAAGTGGCAAGGAGGTGAGAGGGAATGACGAGGAGGTGAGGGGGAATGAAAAGGAGGTGTGGGGAGCAGCGAGGTGGCAGGGAGGCAAGGTGGcagggcagcagactaaaatgtgccctcccaccttgggctctggccccctcccaccgcgaggtctggctacacccctggttgtaAGGAAGGGGAAGCAAACATCCAACTTGTCTTTCTCAGCTCAGCCTGCAATTTAGGTAGTGCACTCAAGGATTTTTCTCACTAACAGGAGattaatataatatttttttagCTCTGCAGATATCCATCAAATGGGATCTTCCAGTATTACCTTTAAAGAGCACAATTTAGAATAATCAATTAGAATCACTAATTTACACTACAATGCATTGTTTTACCCATATTAGTTGATGGAATTTCCTCTTTTTGCAGTACTGACAGcagaggctgttttttttttcttttttgcaataTAGGCCCCCTTTTTgtcaagccgtgctagcagctgccagtgcagtaatgcagACAAGCTAATGTGGCTTGATAAACGAGGGGGATAGTAAGCTGTTGAATTTGTTTTCTAATTTCCTAACCTTAGTACTTTCCCCAGACCAGCATTTaaacctttctctctctctcatttctaATTCTGTGTGGTTTCCTTTCACAACAGAATTTCTAGTCATTGTTTTTCCAATCCCCGGTACAGTCTCAgactgtcaggggcgtagccagaccttacggtgagAGAGTGCCAGagtccgaggttgggggcacattttgagtgcccccacccccaccgccatgcctcgcctcacctcctcATCCCGCCCActccccgtgcaggacgtcaggactcacagaaacagaatccagatcagcgaatgtgcTGGACTCGgacaccggcgctgaaggggacttcggctggtgggagttggggagggggtcaaaagggacgggggaggggcggcggtgccGGAGGGGTCAAAAGTGGAGGAGGGGTcagcagtgccgggggggggctaaaatgtgccccctcagttcctgttctggacccccctcccgctgaagtctggctacacccctgcttgaaTCAGTTTCAGAACCAACACTGATTTGTACACTCTAAATACAGTTTGTATTCATTTTCATGCATTTTGAATAAACAGCAGAGCAAAGGAAGACATTAACAGGACAACACTCAGCAACACTGCTAAGTGCATTTCTGATTTTTATTCTTATAATTTCAACTGTCTGGCTATAGGTTCAGCTACCTATCTATTCTCTGGACTTTAATTGCTTAGTCAGATTGTACTGACTGTATCTATATTATGCTGTACTACTCTGTCTTCTatccttaaaataaaaaaaaatccacctttctcttcctctgcctggtcCCCTAGCTCAAAGAGGGATAGGCATTTCAAA carries:
- the LOC115464659 gene encoding olfactory receptor 2AP1-like, with amino-acid sequence MNFGCKGPREWNSLGSNELLCVKEEQDLGMIVCDDIKVVKQIMDVESIGKENKTSITEFILLGFSDIPHLQLLISVTVFLIFMISVLGNFMFLILVSTDPHLQKPMYFFLSNLSFLDICNTSVSLSTLLHSLLTGKTLISFSLCLTQLYFFISFLGIEIFLLTAMAYDRYVAICNPLRYVLIMNRRICVLLSSVSWIIGFMDVIPHIFLTSQFSFCRGNEINHFFCDFSVLLKLSCSDMSYIETVVFTEGVFVSFIPFGLTLTSYVCIISSILKMCSTKGRYKAFSTCSSHLTIVILFYGTLICVYIRPSSTYAPDQDKFFSLLFTALIPMLNPIIYSLRNEEVKRALRKYVPMSHNGE